Proteins from a single region of Gammaproteobacteria bacterium:
- the sulP gene encoding sulfate permease: MRINTLARVIPAVGWLSQYNGKLFGQDLTAAIIVTVLLIPQSLAYALLAGVPPEVGLYASIFPLVAYAVFGSSRTLSVGPVAVISLMTATSLGNVVALGITDYLTAAITLALLSGVFLIAMGILKLGFVTNFLSHSVISGFISASAIIIALSQLKHLLAIDIQGDTLRELIPPLIEGISQTHFITLALGVAVLIFLFLSKHYSAKFFCFLGINQQRSATLAKTAPILGVIASITAVYAFNLESQSVALTGHVPPGLPSLTFSIPSIALIQALAIPALLISLIGYVESISVGKTLAGKRREKINPNQELIGLGAANIASSLSGAFPVTGGFSRSVVNFDAGAATQAASIYAAMGIALASLFLTPVLYYLPKAALAATIIIAVLSLIDFSILRKTWVFAKSDFIAVLTTIFLTLFFGVEIGVASGIIISILLHLYRTSTPHIAEVGLIEGTQHFRNIHRYETLTVPQIITLRPDESLFFANTNYLEDLILEAIRKNDKIAHVILLCTAVNEIDFSALEMLETLNHRLSDQGIRLHLSEVKGSVMDTLMRTGLIEELSGNVYLTQYEAYSALKP; this comes from the coding sequence GTTAAGCCAATACAATGGCAAGTTGTTTGGGCAAGATTTAACAGCAGCCATCATAGTAACTGTCTTACTAATCCCACAATCATTAGCCTATGCCCTACTTGCAGGTGTACCACCAGAAGTCGGTTTATACGCGAGCATTTTTCCATTAGTTGCGTACGCAGTATTTGGTAGTAGCCGAACCCTTTCAGTAGGGCCAGTAGCGGTCATCTCTTTAATGACAGCAACCAGCCTGGGCAATGTCGTTGCCTTAGGTATTACTGACTACCTCACTGCGGCGATTACTCTGGCACTATTATCAGGCGTATTTTTGATCGCCATGGGTATACTGAAACTGGGTTTTGTCACCAATTTTTTATCCCATTCCGTCATATCAGGATTTATATCTGCCTCAGCAATCATCATAGCGTTAAGCCAATTAAAGCATTTGTTAGCTATTGATATACAGGGTGATACGCTACGCGAACTCATACCTCCACTCATTGAAGGAATTAGCCAAACACATTTTATTACCCTGGCATTAGGTGTTGCTGTCCTGATATTTTTATTTTTATCAAAACACTACTCTGCCAAGTTTTTCTGCTTTCTGGGCATAAACCAACAACGCTCGGCAACCTTGGCAAAAACTGCTCCCATACTCGGCGTTATTGCCAGTATAACGGCTGTATACGCATTTAATCTTGAAAGCCAGAGTGTTGCGCTAACGGGCCATGTACCACCGGGTCTACCGTCTTTAACGTTTTCGATTCCCTCTATAGCGTTAATTCAGGCCCTTGCGATACCCGCTTTACTTATTTCCTTAATAGGCTATGTCGAGTCTATTTCTGTTGGCAAAACATTGGCCGGAAAACGACGCGAAAAAATCAATCCTAATCAAGAACTCATAGGGTTAGGGGCAGCCAATATCGCTTCATCCCTATCGGGTGCATTTCCTGTAACGGGAGGTTTTTCCCGCTCGGTAGTTAACTTTGACGCCGGTGCCGCCACCCAGGCAGCGAGTATTTATGCGGCAATGGGTATTGCGCTCGCATCATTATTCTTAACCCCGGTTTTGTATTACTTACCCAAAGCAGCTTTAGCTGCCACCATTATTATCGCGGTTTTATCGTTAATCGATTTTTCAATTTTACGAAAAACATGGGTCTTCGCCAAGAGTGATTTCATTGCCGTGCTCACTACAATTTTTTTGACCTTATTCTTTGGCGTTGAAATTGGCGTGGCCAGCGGTATCATCATATCAATACTGCTGCATTTATACCGCACATCCACACCACATATCGCAGAAGTAGGCTTGATTGAAGGAACTCAACATTTTCGAAATATTCATCGATATGAAACACTCACCGTTCCGCAGATTATTACATTGAGACCCGATGAGAGCCTGTTTTTTGCCAACACAAACTATCTCGAAGACTTGATTTTAGAGGCGATTCGCAAAAATGACAAAATCGCCCACGTCATATTACTCTGTACTGCGGTCAATGAAATTGACTTCAGCGCTTTAGAAATGCTTGAAACATTAAACCATCGGCTGTCCGATCAAGGAATCAGGCTTCATCTGTCAGAAGTAAAAGGCTCTGTAATGGACACTTTGATGCGTACGGGTTTGATAGAGGAGCTTTCAGGCAATGTTTATCTTACACAATATGAGGCCTATAGTGCGCTCAAACCATAA
- a CDS encoding elongation factor-1 alpha: MNTSNNNWLNLPSIGLPIRVLFTGYLVAIGLGLLMAGGQILLTHGMADGKLGLSVDDVVYSYYGNRNNSRLETALNGAMKDKATDAVRADIISWARDGAPQTLWDKKFKQVFANNCIACHGTVPGIPNFNHYEEVKQVAQIDEGSSVDSLTRVSHIHLFGIAFIFFFVGLIFSMSVGIPRWLKALVIALPFAFLVIDVLSWWLTKWHPGFAWLTIIGGAGYTLASAFMWVTSIYQMWFMPRSPSQSYVNEWQHD; this comes from the coding sequence ATGAACACCTCTAACAATAATTGGCTTAACCTACCGAGTATTGGCTTACCCATTCGTGTTTTATTTACGGGTTACCTTGTCGCAATTGGGCTTGGACTACTCATGGCAGGTGGACAAATTTTACTCACTCATGGTATGGCAGATGGCAAACTCGGCTTATCTGTTGATGATGTTGTCTACAGCTACTACGGTAATCGTAATAATAGTCGCTTAGAAACCGCTTTAAATGGTGCGATGAAAGATAAAGCGACTGATGCAGTACGCGCTGACATTATAAGCTGGGCACGGGATGGAGCACCGCAAACACTTTGGGATAAAAAATTTAAGCAGGTTTTTGCGAATAATTGCATTGCCTGTCATGGCACCGTTCCAGGGATCCCTAATTTCAATCACTATGAAGAAGTAAAACAGGTCGCTCAAATTGATGAGGGTAGCTCAGTAGACAGTTTAACGCGGGTATCGCATATACATTTATTTGGCATTGCTTTTATTTTCTTCTTCGTCGGCTTAATATTCAGTATGTCGGTCGGCATTCCACGCTGGCTAAAAGCATTGGTGATCGCCCTTCCCTTCGCCTTTTTAGTTATCGATGTCTTGTCTTGGTGGCTAACTAAATGGCATCCAGGCTTTGCCTGGTTAACCATTATTGGCGGCGCAGGTTACACACTGGCTTCTGCCTTTATGTGGGTGACCTCAATATATCAAATGTGGTTTATGCCAAGGAGCCCTAGCCAAAGCTATGTTAACGAATGGCAGCACGATTAA
- a CDS encoding rhodanese-like domain-containing protein — MHTKNTVAWLFTLALVALTNNVLAFGDSLADIHTNITERYNIEHINNNQLNQLPSQDIVVFDVRKPSEFHVSHITNAIRVDPTIKPAEFMAQFGEKLEGKTAIFYCSVGRRSSALLSKINHLLPDSGVINAYNLEGGLFRRHNENNDLVRDSESTRQIHPYNYYWGRLIEDRKSIQYSVDKY, encoded by the coding sequence ATGCATACAAAAAATACCGTAGCATGGTTATTTACATTAGCGTTGGTTGCGCTGACTAATAACGTACTTGCATTTGGCGATAGTCTTGCTGATATTCATACAAATATTACAGAGCGTTATAATATTGAGCACATTAACAATAATCAACTTAACCAGCTGCCATCGCAAGACATCGTTGTCTTTGATGTACGCAAGCCAAGTGAATTCCACGTAAGCCATATTACAAATGCTATTCGAGTTGATCCAACGATAAAACCAGCAGAATTTATGGCTCAATTTGGCGAAAAACTCGAGGGCAAAACGGCTATCTTTTACTGCTCAGTTGGCAGAAGATCATCGGCCTTATTATCAAAAATCAATCACTTGCTACCTGACTCTGGTGTCATTAATGCTTATAATTTGGAAGGTGGGCTATTTAGACGACATAACGAGAACAATGATTTAGTCAGAGACAGTGAATCTACCCGTCAAATTCACCCCTATAACTACTATTGGGGACGGCTCATTGAAGACCGAAAATCTATACAATACAGCGTAGACAAATACTGA
- a CDS encoding Crp/Fnr family transcriptional regulator: MSNSWFEECFLSGPPNSPGWSLIHKKAKIKTIPKNSILFTQGSDCQNFVIIVSGNVRVQYQDSHGNEIVLYRLCPAEVCNTTTLCLLADNNYPAAGYTESEVRLAVVNKQDFLQALEDSEFREYIFSQIARRSLELISLVDEVTFLTLEERLVRYLINNGPTINATHKQIAAQLGTAREVVSRYLRRLVNNGYIKTSRTGIAVVNNTALEAMMG, from the coding sequence ATGTCCAACTCTTGGTTTGAAGAATGTTTTTTATCTGGCCCACCCAATTCGCCAGGTTGGTCGTTAATTCATAAAAAAGCCAAAATAAAGACGATACCAAAAAATTCCATTTTATTTACGCAAGGTTCTGATTGCCAAAATTTCGTCATCATTGTTTCAGGCAATGTCAGAGTTCAGTACCAAGATAGCCATGGTAATGAGATTGTTCTTTATCGGCTCTGCCCTGCAGAAGTATGTAATACGACTACCCTCTGCCTGCTTGCTGACAACAATTACCCCGCTGCAGGCTATACCGAATCTGAAGTCAGGCTCGCTGTGGTGAATAAACAAGATTTTCTCCAAGCGCTTGAAGATAGTGAGTTTAGGGAATATATATTCTCACAAATCGCTCGTCGCTCGCTTGAGCTTATTTCATTGGTTGATGAAGTGACCTTTTTAACGCTTGAAGAGCGTCTCGTCAGGTATCTCATCAATAATGGGCCCACTATCAATGCAACACATAAACAAATTGCTGCACAACTAGGCACAGCTCGAGAAGTGGTTTCACGTTATCTACGTCGTCTTGTTAACAATGGATATATTAAAACGAGTCGAACAGGTATTGCCGTGGTTAACAACACGGCGCTTGAAGCTATGATGGGGTGA
- a CDS encoding DUF2892 domain-containing protein — MKNIGSADKTIRIILALVIFGAGYYYQSWWGLVGLVPLLTAIISWCPAYSIFGIRTCRTNTKAIH; from the coding sequence ATGAAAAATATTGGCTCAGCAGATAAAACCATACGTATTATTCTGGCGTTAGTAATATTTGGCGCAGGATATTATTATCAAAGTTGGTGGGGGCTGGTTGGTTTAGTGCCTTTGTTGACGGCGATAATATCCTGGTGTCCTGCCTATAGTATCTTCGGAATTCGAACATGCCGTACAAATACTAAGGCAATACACTAG
- a CDS encoding hydrolase yields the protein MNTDFKPAWWLPSPHLQTLWPFFFRKRPQLNLRHEQLDLADGDFLDLCWSQRTAGQWVLLMHGLEGSIKSSYAAGLFAVLESQGYRPVFMHFRGCSGRHNRLDRAYHSGDTADIATVVEHITRQTGTPVFAVIGSSLGGNVLLKWLGETGAANPLSKAVAISVPFRLGDAANRLNQGGSRLYRNYLLGKLRRKIIDKFAGKKSPIKVDVRSLKSFWDYDKHVTAVLHGFNGADDYYTQSSSRQYLQSIRIPTQIIHALDDPFMFKESVPEPAELSDSIDFELALHGGHVGFVSGTLPWRPHYWHEQKICEFLKRPEVP from the coding sequence ATGAATACTGATTTTAAGCCCGCATGGTGGCTACCCTCACCACACCTGCAAACTCTTTGGCCATTTTTTTTTCGTAAGCGCCCGCAACTAAATCTACGCCATGAACAGTTAGACTTAGCAGATGGCGATTTTCTTGACCTTTGTTGGAGTCAACGCACAGCAGGCCAATGGGTTTTGTTAATGCACGGCTTAGAGGGCTCGATTAAGTCATCTTACGCAGCAGGTTTGTTTGCTGTACTAGAGTCTCAAGGTTATCGACCCGTGTTTATGCATTTCCGTGGTTGCAGTGGTCGACATAATCGACTTGATAGAGCCTATCATTCAGGTGATACAGCTGATATTGCCACAGTGGTTGAACATATCACTAGACAAACCGGCACACCTGTCTTTGCCGTAATTGGTTCTTCGCTGGGTGGTAACGTATTACTAAAATGGTTAGGCGAAACAGGTGCTGCTAACCCACTATCAAAAGCAGTGGCAATATCGGTACCGTTCAGGCTTGGCGATGCGGCTAATCGGCTTAACCAAGGCGGGTCACGGCTCTATCGAAATTACTTGTTAGGAAAGTTGCGCCGTAAAATCATTGATAAGTTTGCCGGTAAAAAATCACCTATTAAGGTAGATGTGCGATCACTTAAAAGTTTTTGGGATTATGATAAACATGTGACGGCAGTCTTACACGGGTTTAATGGTGCAGATGATTATTACACGCAAAGTAGCAGTCGCCAATATTTGCAATCTATCCGCATCCCAACACAGATTATTCATGCCCTGGACGATCCATTTATGTTTAAAGAGAGCGTGCCAGAGCCTGCTGAGTTATCAGACAGTATTGATTTTGAGCTAGCACTTCATGGTGGGCATGTTGGATTTGTGTCAGGAACCCTGCCGTGGCGACCGCATTATTGGCACGAGCAGAAGATTTGTGAGTTCCTTAAAAGACCAGAAGTTCCCTAG
- a CDS encoding c-type cytochrome, whose protein sequence is MFRFKAAILFILCLIPLSVAIAVFEPLPALPPIPSDNPLTEEKIELGKQLFFDPRLSKNGNISCNSCHNVTASGSDGQQTPVGSTGKQHRRNSATVWNVGFHTSLHWDGEALSLEHQFAMHLIDPAVLDNTEQVIEKRIGAIPGYQRQFKRVFGQDGITVNTIAKALATYQRTLVTANSPFDLYLKGDTSAISAQAKRGFDTFKQVECSACHFYVNFAGPQPGIALKMGEGFWELFPNTSGTVYEEKYDLITDDLGRYNYTGEASHKNMWRVPSLRNIAITGPYFHNGKVETLAEAVRVMAATELDRKLNEQQVADIVEFLNSLTGRFPLQTLPRLPDDHGVEDAINHRKQSEQAGGVSMGVFSVDSKGAMTPAVVQPHLQGK, encoded by the coding sequence ATGTTTCGTTTTAAAGCCGCTATTTTATTCATTTTATGCTTAATACCCTTGTCTGTAGCAATAGCAGTTTTTGAACCACTGCCAGCATTGCCCCCCATTCCAAGTGATAATCCACTCACTGAAGAAAAAATTGAACTTGGTAAGCAATTATTTTTTGACCCAAGACTATCGAAGAATGGGAATATATCGTGTAATAGCTGTCATAACGTTACCGCAAGCGGTAGTGATGGCCAGCAGACGCCGGTTGGCAGCACGGGCAAACAACACCGACGTAATAGCGCAACTGTTTGGAATGTAGGGTTTCATACCAGTTTGCATTGGGATGGTGAAGCACTGAGTTTGGAACATCAGTTTGCCATGCATTTAATTGACCCAGCGGTATTGGACAATACCGAACAGGTTATCGAAAAACGTATTGGCGCTATTCCAGGTTACCAACGGCAGTTTAAACGTGTTTTTGGTCAAGATGGTATAACGGTAAACACCATAGCCAAAGCTTTGGCAACGTATCAACGTACACTGGTGACAGCTAATAGCCCGTTTGATCTTTATCTTAAGGGCGATACATCAGCAATAAGTGCACAAGCCAAACGTGGCTTCGATACGTTTAAGCAAGTCGAATGTTCGGCCTGTCATTTCTATGTTAATTTCGCCGGCCCGCAACCCGGTATTGCGTTAAAAATGGGCGAAGGTTTTTGGGAGTTATTTCCTAACACGAGCGGCACAGTCTACGAAGAAAAATACGATCTCATTACCGATGACCTGGGGCGTTATAACTATACGGGTGAAGCCAGCCACAAAAATATGTGGCGTGTGCCATCGCTACGTAATATCGCGATTACCGGGCCGTATTTCCATAACGGCAAAGTCGAAACCTTAGCGGAAGCCGTGCGCGTCATGGCCGCGACTGAACTTGACCGTAAATTAAATGAACAGCAAGTTGCTGACATTGTTGAATTTCTAAACAGCTTGACAGGTCGTTTCCCCCTGCAAACGCTACCACGTTTACCTGATGATCATGGTGTAGAAGACGCCATTAATCATCGTAAGCAATCGGAACAGGCAGGTGGCGTGTCGATGGGTGTTTTTTCTGTTGACTCAAAAGGGGCAATGACACCAGCAGTGGTGCAGCCACACCTTCAGGGTAAATAG
- a CDS encoding mechanosensitive ion channel family protein, whose translation MEELLSQFQNWTWNNWINQVFVVVFITLVAAYIQRRVFNKVYRRLQKTKNPWDDALVDALRRPATALIWVLGISLAISIIQSHAEVPIFKAVGSIRDVLVMVLIAWFLLRFINNAEGNIISKNRKDPVDETTVRAIGKLLSIAVVITTALVILQTFGYSIAGVLAFGGVGGIAIGFAAKDLLANLFGGVMIYLDRPFAIGDWIRSPDREIEGTVEHIGWRVTRIRTFDKRPLYVPNSVFTIVSVENPSRMSNRRIKETIGIRYDDAAKMDVIVSDVKQMLIDHAEIDNNQTMIVNFNSFAPSSLDFFIYTFTHTTKWIRFHEIKHDILLRVEKIISDHGAEIAFPTSTLHVPDEIAIDQS comes from the coding sequence GTGGAAGAGCTTTTAAGTCAATTTCAAAACTGGACCTGGAATAACTGGATTAATCAGGTCTTTGTTGTTGTTTTTATTACCCTGGTTGCAGCCTATATCCAGCGCCGTGTCTTCAATAAGGTTTACCGGCGCTTACAAAAAACCAAAAATCCTTGGGATGATGCCCTTGTCGACGCACTACGTCGTCCTGCTACCGCGTTGATCTGGGTACTTGGTATCAGTCTTGCCATTTCGATTATCCAGTCACATGCTGAAGTACCTATTTTTAAGGCGGTAGGATCGATTAGAGACGTACTGGTCATGGTCCTCATCGCTTGGTTTCTTTTGCGTTTTATTAATAACGCAGAAGGCAACATTATCAGCAAAAACAGGAAAGACCCCGTTGATGAAACGACTGTGCGCGCCATTGGTAAATTACTTAGCATCGCTGTTGTTATCACTACAGCCCTGGTTATTCTACAAACGTTTGGTTATAGCATTGCCGGTGTGCTCGCCTTTGGTGGGGTAGGGGGGATTGCCATTGGTTTTGCAGCAAAAGATCTATTAGCCAATCTTTTCGGTGGCGTTATGATTTATCTTGATCGCCCGTTTGCTATTGGTGACTGGATACGTTCACCTGACCGTGAAATTGAAGGCACCGTTGAGCATATTGGTTGGCGCGTCACACGTATTCGTACTTTTGACAAACGACCCTTATATGTACCTAACTCTGTATTTACTATCGTCTCGGTAGAAAACCCCTCGCGTATGTCGAATCGCCGCATCAAGGAAACTATCGGCATTCGTTATGATGATGCAGCGAAAATGGATGTTATTGTCAGTGATGTGAAGCAAATGTTAATTGATCATGCCGAAATCGATAATAACCAAACCATGATCGTTAACTTTAATAGTTTTGCACCCTCATCACTGGATTTCTTTATCTACACCTTTACTCACACCACAAAATGGATACGTTTTCATGAAATTAAACATGACATATTGCTACGAGTAGAGAAAATTATCAGTGATCATGGTGCTGAAATTGCCTTTCCAACCTCTACCTTGCATGTGCCTGATGAAATAGCAATTGATCAATCATAG
- a CDS encoding HAD family hydrolase: MDMNSTFMFGEDNFGSSEDFSKYYRKISGSLSGREVNRIIRSVYTYLEERYPNENYRHSFPTVEQTINNVVEKKLSMEEVSKIVKTFAHHEIGNIAVEYIDVLHKLSQSYKLAVVIDIWAPKTTWLTLFKEVGIDKLFSASSFSSDHGMVKPSPKPFDLVVKQLGIKKEKCLVIGDSIRRDLGGASAAGIDCVLVGVAKHENALGCYKDLLELSHDL; encoded by the coding sequence TTGGATATGAACAGTACATTTATGTTTGGCGAAGATAACTTTGGCAGTTCGGAAGATTTTTCTAAATATTATCGAAAAATTAGTGGCTCTCTCTCAGGAAGAGAAGTTAATAGAATTATCAGATCGGTTTATACGTATTTAGAGGAACGATACCCGAATGAAAATTACAGGCATAGCTTTCCAACGGTGGAGCAAACAATCAATAATGTTGTGGAGAAAAAATTATCGATGGAGGAGGTTTCAAAAATAGTGAAAACCTTTGCTCATCATGAAATTGGCAATATTGCTGTTGAATATATTGATGTGCTCCATAAGTTAAGCCAAAGCTATAAATTAGCTGTTGTAATTGATATTTGGGCGCCCAAAACAACATGGCTTACTTTATTTAAAGAAGTGGGAATTGATAAATTGTTTTCTGCGTCCTCATTTTCCTCAGATCACGGGATGGTTAAACCATCCCCAAAGCCATTTGATCTTGTGGTAAAGCAGCTTGGCATAAAGAAGGAAAAATGTTTAGTAATAGGGGATTCCATTCGTAGAGACCTTGGTGGGGCATCGGCGGCGGGCATTGATTGTGTATTAGTAGGTGTTGCGAAGCACGAAAATGCTTTAGGCTGTTACAAAGATTTATTAGAGTTAAGTCATGATTTGTAG